The following are encoded together in the Paludisphaera mucosa genome:
- a CDS encoding SNF2-related protein, with product MSSIVALLEKAREVLENRDLVEIDRELEALESLRAQVGRKGGAIPADLLAGQIMSVVPADEWPVRADALDALLRRLDSARKEELRIKSKPAGGRVVGLYGTGRKGPNVRPYHTLIRSVDPIDGRCDCPDFLKNSLGVCKHVLAVLEHVHAKPKLVARALKERAETPRSEGLAWDPIRPLTGPGDWLDRVVYENTAKLSKYAQGKADVRYLFQEAGDGKGVLRYAFRDAPQQRLNLVETLLKVVPAGPDSPRYDPALLAVLTREKARLDRVVRDAVWPSELKTAFKVLSRPLYPYQKEGVTRFLQTTRMLLADDMGLGKTAQAIACCTILMRLGRIKRGLIIAPASLKPQWAREWAQFSELPVRILDGSPAEREAIYAETAQGFLIINYEQLLRDLDLAKGWAPDLVVLDEAQRIKNWQTKTALSVKGLDPRYRLVLTGTPMENRVEELASVVEWVDDDALEPKWRLPSIHAIRGDGRKELLGVRNLETLRERLAPCMLRRVRSEVLDQLPPRTDVRVPVEMTEAQAEEHDALNAPIARLLSIAAKRGLKQPEFLRLMSLMTAQRIISNGLAQLQFEEVWPSIRGRKPDPALIQSLSAPKLIELRQLVRQLVLDQGRKVVVFSQWRRMLHLAHWAVGDILAEAGLRAGYFTGAENTKRRTQNIVEFHDDPAFRILFATDAGGVGLNLQKAANSVVNLELPWNPAVLEQRIGRIYRLGQESPIDVYNLVSEQGIESRIADLVGSKQAFFKGLFDGSSDAVHFDQSGSFLSRAQKLYEDAVADDARGGDGVEVEAFDPSDLEVADDAPDPFDELVEPGDDALAGDGPEPTAEAVVEPRRAAPPLDEGEVRRLFSQLRIRRGDAGGVVIEAPAEAASTLGALFEGMAAMLRAAADESP from the coding sequence CAGGTCGGCCGCAAGGGGGGGGCGATCCCGGCCGACCTGCTCGCCGGCCAGATCATGAGCGTCGTCCCCGCCGACGAGTGGCCGGTGCGGGCCGATGCGCTCGACGCGCTCCTGCGGCGGCTGGACTCGGCGCGGAAAGAAGAGTTGAGGATCAAGTCGAAGCCCGCCGGCGGCCGCGTCGTGGGCCTTTACGGGACGGGCCGCAAGGGGCCGAACGTCCGGCCCTATCACACGCTGATCCGCAGCGTCGACCCGATCGACGGCCGCTGCGACTGCCCCGACTTCCTCAAGAATTCGCTCGGCGTCTGCAAGCACGTCCTGGCCGTCCTGGAACATGTGCACGCGAAGCCCAAGCTTGTGGCCAGGGCGCTCAAGGAGCGCGCCGAGACGCCCCGCTCCGAGGGCCTCGCCTGGGATCCGATCCGCCCCCTGACCGGCCCCGGCGACTGGCTCGATCGGGTCGTTTACGAGAATACGGCGAAGCTCTCGAAGTACGCCCAGGGGAAGGCCGACGTCCGCTACCTGTTCCAGGAAGCCGGCGACGGCAAGGGGGTGCTCCGGTATGCGTTCCGCGACGCGCCCCAGCAGCGGCTCAACCTCGTCGAGACGCTCCTGAAGGTCGTCCCCGCCGGGCCCGATTCCCCTCGCTACGACCCGGCCCTGCTAGCCGTGCTCACGCGCGAGAAGGCCCGGCTCGACCGGGTGGTCCGCGACGCCGTCTGGCCCTCGGAGCTGAAGACGGCCTTCAAGGTGCTGTCGCGACCGCTCTACCCCTACCAGAAGGAGGGGGTGACGCGCTTCCTCCAGACCACGCGGATGCTCCTGGCCGACGACATGGGCCTCGGCAAGACGGCGCAGGCCATCGCCTGCTGCACGATCTTGATGCGGCTCGGGCGCATCAAACGCGGGTTGATCATCGCCCCGGCGAGCCTCAAGCCCCAGTGGGCCCGCGAGTGGGCGCAGTTCTCCGAGCTGCCCGTCCGGATCCTCGACGGTTCTCCTGCCGAGCGCGAGGCGATCTACGCCGAGACCGCCCAGGGCTTCCTGATCATCAACTACGAGCAGCTCCTGCGCGACCTGGACCTGGCGAAGGGGTGGGCCCCGGACCTGGTGGTGCTCGACGAGGCGCAGCGGATCAAGAACTGGCAGACGAAGACCGCGCTCTCGGTCAAGGGGCTCGACCCGCGCTACCGGCTGGTGCTCACCGGCACGCCGATGGAGAACCGCGTCGAGGAGCTGGCGTCGGTCGTCGAGTGGGTCGACGACGACGCGCTCGAGCCCAAGTGGCGGCTGCCGTCGATCCACGCGATCCGCGGCGACGGCCGCAAGGAGCTGCTCGGCGTCCGCAACCTGGAGACGCTCCGCGAGCGGCTGGCCCCGTGCATGCTCCGGCGCGTCCGCAGCGAGGTGCTCGACCAGCTGCCGCCGCGGACCGACGTCCGCGTCCCCGTCGAGATGACCGAGGCCCAGGCCGAGGAGCACGACGCGCTCAACGCCCCGATCGCCCGGCTCCTGAGCATCGCCGCGAAGCGCGGGCTCAAGCAGCCCGAGTTCCTCCGCCTGATGAGCCTGATGACGGCCCAGCGGATCATCTCCAACGGCCTGGCGCAGCTCCAGTTCGAGGAGGTCTGGCCGTCGATCCGGGGCCGCAAGCCCGACCCGGCGCTGATCCAGAGCCTGTCGGCGCCCAAGCTGATCGAGCTGCGGCAGCTCGTGCGGCAACTGGTGCTCGACCAGGGCCGCAAGGTGGTGGTCTTCAGCCAGTGGCGGCGGATGCTCCACCTGGCGCACTGGGCCGTGGGCGACATTTTGGCCGAGGCCGGCCTGCGCGCGGGCTACTTCACCGGGGCCGAGAACACGAAGCGCCGCACGCAGAACATCGTCGAGTTCCACGACGACCCCGCGTTCCGCATTCTCTTCGCGACCGACGCCGGCGGGGTGGGGCTGAACCTCCAGAAGGCGGCGAACAGCGTCGTGAACCTGGAGCTGCCCTGGAACCCGGCCGTGCTGGAGCAGCGGATCGGCCGGATCTACCGGCTGGGCCAGGAGTCGCCGATCGACGTCTACAACCTCGTCTCGGAGCAGGGGATCGAGTCGAGGATCGCCGATCTGGTGGGCTCGAAACAGGCGTTCTTCAAGGGCCTGTTCGACGGGTCGAGCGACGCCGTCCACTTCGACCAGTCGGGCTCGTTCCTGAGCCGGGCGCAGAAGCTCTACGAGGACGCGGTCGCCGACGACGCGCGGGGCGGAGACGGCGTCGAGGTCGAGGCGTTCGACCCGTCCGACCTGGAGGTCGCCGACGACGCGCCCGACCCGTTCGACGAGCTGGTCGAGCCCGGCGACGACGCCCTCGCGGGGGACGGGCCCGAGCCGACGGCCGAGGCGGTCGTCGAGCCCCGTCGGGCCGCCCCGCCGCTCGACGAGGGCGAGGTCCGGCGGCTCTTCTCGCAGCTCCGCATCCGTCGGGGCGACGCGGGCGGGGTCGTCATCGAGGCCCCGGCCGAGGCGGCGTCGACCCTCGGCGCCCTGTTCGAGGGCATGGCCGC